The stretch of DNA AAAGCGCAGTATGAATGCTGCGCTTTCAAACTAACTCAATCAACTATGAAAAAAATTGATTTTAATTATGAAGTCCCTTGCTACGCAAATAATCCAATAATAATTTTGGTCTATCGGTTTGAATGATATCAACATGGTTATCTATATACCAATCATAAACCGCAGGATTAATAGCTGCTTTTTCATCATCATGACCGCCATTATGTTGCGGCCAAAGTGAATTTACCCAAACACTGGTTCCTTGTTCTCTTAGTTTTTTAAAACTTTTTATGCCTTGTAGTGTATCATATTTAGCAGTAAACTCGATGGCTTCAGGTGGATTGGATGCCATATATTCATCAACAATCTCTTTAGCTCCAGGATTGTGAAGTCTTACCACAGGCATGAAAAGTACCTTATCCAAATACTGCCCAAAATCTTCCTCTACTTCTGTTCTTTTAATAGCTCCCTTGATTATTACCTCATCTTGAGTTCCCGTTTCTTTTATAACCTCAAAGCATTCAGCAAAAATGTCATAACTTTTATCTAGATTAACTAGTATTTTTCCTTTAGTAATTA from Flavivirga spongiicola encodes:
- a CDS encoding glycerophosphodiester phosphodiesterase family protein — its product is MKTYFSILTFFMVLMSCNKEVAIKKEKSEEEFKIASIQEKIVNFKDSKNKEVIVVAHRADWRNAPENSLQAIQNCIDMGVDMVEIDVRKTKDNQLVIIHDRTIDRTTTGMGLVKDWTLDSLKMLQLKDGLGVATQHKVPTLKEALLITKGKILVNLDKSYDIFAECFEVIKETGTQDEVIIKGAIKRTEVEEDFGQYLDKVLFMPVVRLHNPGAKEIVDEYMASNPPEAIEFTAKYDTLQGIKSFKKLREQGTSVWVNSLWPQHNGGHDDEKAAINPAVYDWYIDNHVDIIQTDRPKLLLDYLRSKGLHN